The following proteins come from a genomic window of Nocardioides albertanoniae:
- a CDS encoding heavy-metal-associated domain-containing protein, whose amino-acid sequence MATTTHTWRVSGMHCTSCSILIDEAVEELDGVTSSTTSLKKKLTTVTLDPAVCEPDRVVDAIRDAGYEATPATEHDLTPTRRSWFRRRATS is encoded by the coding sequence GTGGCGACCACCACTCACACCTGGCGCGTGTCCGGAATGCACTGCACCAGCTGCAGCATCCTCATCGACGAAGCCGTCGAAGAGCTCGACGGCGTGACGTCCTCGACGACCTCGCTGAAGAAGAAGCTCACCACCGTCACCCTTGACCCGGCTGTGTGCGAGCCCGACCGAGTCGTCGACGCCATTCGCGACGCCGGATACGAGGCCACCCCTGCAACCGAACACGACCTCACGCCGACGCGGCGATCATGGTTCCGACGGCGCGCCACGTCATGA
- a CDS encoding DUF2752 domain-containing protein codes for MNTPTTHRLAVRLTIEPRDPYRWVTLGATGLVTLAVAMAVFGLPPIDLHPPTHWFGIMDPLCGGTRAARYTVLGQWAAAWNYNPLGILAVLAVSALLLRGAVGLVTCRWPTLRVTWSPRARQIMIAVAVILVVLLEVRQQGRAELLMDDTFTFVDYPLF; via the coding sequence ATGAACACCCCGACCACGCATCGCCTCGCGGTCCGACTGACTATCGAGCCACGCGATCCGTATCGCTGGGTCACCCTCGGCGCGACCGGACTCGTCACCCTCGCCGTAGCGATGGCCGTCTTCGGCCTACCGCCGATCGATCTGCACCCGCCGACTCACTGGTTCGGAATCATGGACCCACTCTGCGGCGGCACCCGCGCGGCCCGCTACACAGTACTCGGCCAGTGGGCAGCAGCCTGGAACTACAACCCGCTCGGGATCCTCGCCGTGCTGGCCGTGAGTGCTCTCCTGCTCCGCGGCGCCGTCGGCCTCGTGACCTGCCGCTGGCCGACACTCCGGGTGACCTGGTCACCCCGCGCTCGCCAGATCATGATCGCGGTGGCGGTCATCCTGGTTGTCCTGCTCGAGGTCAGACAGCAAGGTCGAGCAGAACTCCTGATGGACGACACCTTCACCTTCGTCGACTATCCCCTCTTCTGA